From Cucumis melo cultivar AY chromosome 1, USDA_Cmelo_AY_1.0, whole genome shotgun sequence, a single genomic window includes:
- the LOC103500018 gene encoding VQ motif-containing protein 11, with product MATTNATAVIHSATTTFVEADPSTFRSIVQKLTGAPNHPPAAYRLQERRRSSKKLELELNTGYTVAGGIGIGMVSPVSTLDFMGCGSPCEEEERAIAEKGYYLHPSPINTPGGSDPPHLLPLFPLSSPSDCNNRNYSVSS from the coding sequence ATGGCCACCACTAACGCCACCGCCGTTATCCATTCCGCCACCACAACCTTCGTCGAAGCTGACCCATCAACATTCCGATCAATCGTACAAAAGCTAACCGGAGCACCCAACCACCCACCGGCGGCGTATCGGCTGCAGGAACGGCGGCGGAGTAGCAAAAAACTAGAGTTGGAGTTGAACACCGGATACACGGTGGCCGGAGGAATCGGGATTGGGATGGTGTCGCCGGTGTCGACGTTGGATTTTATGGGGTGCGGGAGTCCGTGTGAAGAGGAAGAGAGAGCTATTGCGGAAAAAGGGTATTATTTGCATCCGAGTCCGATTAACACTCCGGGAGGATCCGACCCACCTCATCTTTTGCCATTGTTTCCTCTTTCTTCTCCTTCCGATTGTAATAACAGAAATTATTCTGTTTCTTCTTAA
- the LOC103499815 gene encoding protein REDUCED CHLOROPLAST COVERAGE 3 has translation MAPRSNRGKPNKAKSEKKKKEEKVIPSVVDITVLTPYESQVVLKGITTDKILDVRRLLAQNVETCHLTNYSLSHEVKGQKLSDKMEIANLKPCLLKMVEEDYSNEAQAVAHVRRLLDIVACTTRFCKPRRASTPESRAKKNSRVHNHANVNSSSPVDGASEVRCGSPSSQPEPSVSVVSDNLGMAAIHPTPKLSDFFEFFSLAHISPPILQLKRCNLKAAADEKRDGDYFGMQIKICNGKLIQVTASAKGFYTAGKQFVQSHSLVDLLQQLSRGFANAYESLMKAFLEHNKFGNLPYGFRMNTWLVPPSVIETPSDLLPLPVEDENWGGSGGGQGGNNEHNLRSWATDFAVLAKLPCKTEEERIVRDRKAFLLHGQFVDIAIQKAVSTISSLIDSNSTGKVIVKSPGIVYEDRIGDLSIVIRRDSINASTNPAVKLDGYGLDGVSDEEVAQRNLLKGLTADENVVVQDTSSLSLVIVKHCGYTATVKVVGKVKMGRDENQDVIIDDQPDGGANALNINSLRIHLHKISANAPEECSSAQTTSDDLESSRVLVRKVIKESLSKLEEEATTSKKSIRWELGSCWLQHLQKQESEPDSKSKSPGEVKESEPAVKGLGKQFKLLKKREKKQTTVENEEEDKLCTNDRPNTKTETNGEEDLEKLISKQALSRLKESGTGLHLKTADELMVMAHKYYDEIALPKLVTDFGSLELSPVDGRTLTDFMHLRGLRMCSLGRVVELAEKLPHIQALCIHEMVIRAFKHVIKAVIAAVENTADLSAVIASSLNFLLGSYGSEDDENNNNNNNNNNVNEDGALRLQWLRTFLRKRFEWRLSNEFPHLRKLSILRGICHKVGLELAPRDFDLECPNPFRRNDVVSVVPVCKHVGCTSADGRNLLESSKVALDKGKLDDAVNYGTKALAKMIAVCGPYHRTTASAYSLLAVVLYHTGDFNQATIYQQKALDINERELGLDHPDTMKSYGDLSVFYYRLQHIELALKYVNRALFLLHFTCGLSHPNTAATYINVAMMEEGVGNVHVALRYLHEALKCNQRLLGADHIQTAASYHAIAIALSLMEAYSLSVQHEQTTLNILKIKLGEEDLRTQDAAAWLEYFESKALEQQEAARNGTPKPDALISSKGHLSVSDLLDYISPDQDPKGNDTQRKHRRAKVVSASDRTHPGHQNEMAEDELHIDTPRPVTESSHDSVKEVKVSNFLHVEQKKVVENITEIKTVVKSETLEETYSDDGWQEAHSKGRSGHVVGRKVGRKRPVLPKLNVHHPEYSNVRQSNYKQDTNSPVQKPVAVKTNQSGFPQIKQSIPLRSSAGDDSIKLQAKLTASKVSSLSPASVSQMASRSISYKEVALAPPGTVLRQLVDTENVIELEEKVAEPQSCNHSETSKNDETNNISGEVVQKEVAEPIHNTAPEPENQSQDSEEMMSCSSPSEKPAETNASKLSAAAEPFNPSASMTSGLNTAAVTNIYDVRASQGALEPLLPPATSRVPCGPRSPLYYRTTNSFRMKHGFLKYQAPVMGRSGFGAATMMNPHAPEFVPQRAWQTNHGDTNSKVHTELNPSPKTSLDENEKLADGSTSTVESKTKKSISDCEKSELARQILLSFIVKSVQNNMDSGADEPSSKERFKTLENSSDAIANDSAIIKILYGNEGQLQKSGDNPNEKDGDVNKNKAGDGEGFIVVKNRRNRQQFTNGVAGLYNQQICASVR, from the exons aGGACTACTCCAATGAAGCTCAAGCTGTGGCCCATGTTCGGAGGCTGCTGGACATTGTGGCCTGCACCACCAGGTTCTGCAAGCCGAGGCGCGCCTCGACGCCGGAGTCTCGGGCAAAGAAGAATAGCAGAGTGCATAATCATGCCAATGTGAATTCCTCTTCTCCTGTGGACGGGGCGTCGGAAGTTCGATGTGGGTCTCCGTCTTCTCAGCCTGAGCCATCTGTCTCCGTTGTTTCCGACAACCTTGGAATGGCTGCCATTCATCCGACGCCGAAGCTCTCCGACTTCTTCGAGTTTTTCTCCCTGGCTCACATCTCCCCTCCTATTCTAC AATTGAAAAGATGCAACTTGAAAGCCGCAGCAGATGAAAAGCGCGACGGAGATTACTTTGGAATGCAG ATTAAAATATGCAATGGCAAACTAATACAAGTGACTGCCTCAGCAAAGGGATTTTATACGGCAGGAAAGCAGTTTGTACAAAGCCATTCTCTTGTGGACCTTCTTCAGCAACTAAGCAGAGGTTTTGCCAAT GCATACGAGTCTTTGATGAAGGCGTTTCTTGAACATAATAAG TTTGGTAATCTTCCATATGGATTCCGGATGAATACTTGGCTTGTTCCTCCATCTGTTATTGAGACTCCATCAGACTTGCTACCATTACCCGTAGAAGATGAAAACTGGGGTGGCAGTGGCGGCGGTCAAGGAGGAAACAATGAGCATAATCTACGGTCGTGGGCGACCGATTTTGCGGTATTGGCAAAGCTTCCTTGCAAAACTGAGGAGGAGAGAATTGTCCGAGATCGGAAAGCATTTTTACTTCACGGCCAATTTGTTGACATTGCAATACAAAAAGCTGTTTCAACAATTTCTAGTCTTATAGATTCCAACTCAACTGGAAAGGTTATAGTAAAATCACCTGGCATTGTGTACGAGGATCGAATTGGAGACTTGTCTATCGTGATAAGACGTGATTCGATCAATGCAAGTACAAATCCTGCAGTGAAACTTGACGGTTATGGATTAGATGGTGTATCTGATGAGGAAGTTGCACAAAGAAACTTGCTGAAGGGGTTGACTGCAGATGAAAATGTAGTTGTTCAG GATACTTCCTCCTTGAGTCTTGTCATTGTTAAGCACTGTGGGTACACTGCAACGGTAAAGGTCGTCGGTAAAGTAAAGATGGGACGAGACGAGAATCAAGATGTTATAATTGATGATCAACCGGATGGAGGGGCCAATGCTCTTAACATCAACAG TCTAAGGATTCATCTTCACAAAATCAGTGCTAATGCACCCGAAGAATGCTCGTCGGCTCAAACAACCTCAGATGACCTTGAATCATCCCGAGTTTTGGTTCGGAAAGTAATCAAAGAGAGCTTGTCAAAGCTAGAGGAAGAGGCAACAACCTCAAAGAAATCAATTAGATGGGAGCTTGGTTCATGTTGGCTGCAACATCTACAAAAGCAGGAAAGTGAACCAGATTCAAAGTCCAAATCCCCTGGAGAAGTCAAGGAGAGTGAACCAGCAGTCAAAGGCTTAGGAAAGCAGTTCAAGCTTTTGAAGAAGAGGGAAAAGAAGCAAACCACGGTTGAGAACGAGGAGGAAGACAAGCTTTGTACGAATGACAGGCCGAATACGAAAACCGAAACCAACGGGGAGGAAGATCTAGAGAAACTAATTTCCAAACAAGCATTGTCTCGACTTAAAGAAAGTGGAACTGGTCTTCATCTAAAG ACAGCAGATGAGCTAATGGTGATGGCACACAAGTACTATGATGAAATTGCATTGCCAAAGCTG GTGACAGATTTTGGGTCACTTGAACTTTCACCTGTCGATGGCCGTACGTTAACCGATTTCATGCACTTGAGAGGACTTCGAATGTGCTCCTTGGGTCGAGTG GTGGAGTTAGCGGAGAAGCTTCCACACATACAAGCACTATGCATTCACGAGATGGTAATTCGAGCCTTCAAGCACGTAATCAAAGCCGTAATCGCCGCCGTAGAGAACACCGCAGATCTATCCGCCGTAATAGCCTCCTCCCTGAACTTCCTCCTCGGAAGCTACGGATCAGAAGACGAcgagaacaacaacaacaacaacaacaacaacaacgtAAACGAAGACGGAGCTCTGAGACTGCAATGGCTTCGAACATTCTTAAGGAAGAGATTCGAGTGGAGATTGAGCAACGAGTTCCCACACTTGAGAAAGCTGTCGATTCTTCGAGGGATCTGTCACAAGGTAGGGCTGGAATTGGCGCCGAGAGATTTCGATTTGGAATGCCCGAATCCGTTCCGGAGAAACGACGTCGTGAGCGTGGTCCCTGTATGTAAG CATGTGGGATGTACGTCGGCGGATGGTCGGAATCTGTTGGAATCATCTAAAGTTGCTCTTGATAAAGGCAAGCTTGATGACGCTGTCAATTATGGAACCAAG GCATTGGCAAAAATGATTGCTGTATGCGGTCCGTATCATCGAACCACCGCAAGTGCTTATAGTCTTCTTGCTGTAGTCCTCTATCACACTGGTGACTTTAATCAG GCAACAATATATCAACAAAAGGCTTTGGATATCAATGAAAGGGAGCTTGGGCTCGATCATCCCGACACGATGAAGAGCTACGGAGACCTTTCTGTTTTCTACTATCGTCTTCAACACATTGAATTAGCCCTCAA GTATGTAAATCGAGCGTTGTTCCTTCTCCATTTCACTTGTGGACTGTCTCACCCTAACACTGCTGCAACATACATCAATGTTGCAATGATGGAAGAAGGTGTGGGGAATGTTCATGTTGCTCTTAGATATTTGCATGAAGCTCTTAAGTGCAACCAAAGGTTACTTGGAGCTGATCACATACAG ACTGCTGCAAGCTACCATGCCATTGCCATTGCCCTTTCTTTAATGGAGGCATATTCCCTGAGTGTGCAACATGAACAAACAACACTCAATATACTCAAAATCAAACTTGGAGAAGAAGACCTTCGCACTCAG GATGCGGCTGCGTGGCTGGAATACTTTGAATCGAAAGCTTTGGAGCAGCAAGAAGCAGCACGTAATGGAACCCCAAAGCCTGATGCACTCATTTCGAGCAAAGGCCACCTTAG TGTATCAGATCTCTTGGATTACATTAGTCCTGACCAAGATCCGAAAGGGAATGATACGCAGAGGAAGCATAGACGTGCTAAG GTAGTGAGCGCAAGTGATAGAACTCATCCGGGGCATCAAAATGAAATGGCTGAGGATGAGTTGCACATTGATACTCCAAGACCAGTTACTGAGTCATCACATGATAGTGTAAAGGAAGTTAAAGTCAGCAATTTTTTACATGTAGAGCAAAAGAAAGTAGTTGAAAACATCACTGAGATTAAGACAGTGGTTAAAAGTGAAACCCTGGAAGAAACTTATTCAGATGATGGGTGGCAAGAGGCTCATTCAAAAGGGCGGTCAGGGCATGTCGTCGGAAGGAAGGTTGGTCGGAAACGCCCGGTTCTTCCGAAGCTAAATGTGCACCACCCTGAATATTCTAATGTCAGACAAAGTAATTACAAACAGGACACAAACTCTCCAGTGCAGAAGCCAGTAGCTGTTAAGACCAATCAAAGTGGATTTCCACAGATAAAGCAATCAATTCCGCTAAGATCAAGTGCCGGTGATGATTCTATCAAGCTGCAGGCAAAACTGACAGCCTCCAAGGTCAGCTCACTGTCTCCTGCTTCGGTTTCTCAAATGGCTTCAAGATCCATATCTTACAAAGAAGTAGCTTTGGCCCCTCCTGGTACTGTTCTAAGGCAACTGGTTGATACGGAGAATGTTATTGAGTTAGAAGAGAAAGTAGCTGAACCCCAGAGCTGTAATCATTCAGAAACGTCAAAAAATGATGAAACCAACAATATTTCTGGTGAAGTGGTTCAAAAGGAAGTAGCAGAACCGATTCATAATACTGCTCCTGAGCCAGAAAATCAAAGCCAAGATAGCGAAGAGATGATGTCCTGTTCATCTCCTTCGGAAAAGCCTGCAGAAACAAATGCTAGCAAGCTTTCTGCTGCAGCCGAACCGTTCAATCCCAGTGCTTCTATGACTAGTGGTTTAAACACAGCTGCAGTCACTAACATATATGATGTAAGAGCAAGCCAAGGTGCTCTAGAGCCTTTGCTTCCTCCAGCAACTTCAAGAGTCCCTTGTGGACCTCGTTCACCTCTATATTACCGAACCACCAACTCATTTCGGATGAAACACGGTTTTTTGAAATACCAAGCTCCTGTCATGGGAAGAAGTGGATTTGGAGCTGCAACAATGATGAATCCACACGCCCCTGAATTCGTCCCTCAAAGAGCTTGGCAAACAAACCACGGAGATACAAATAGCAAAGTCCACACGGAATTGAATCCTTCGCCGAAAACAAGTCTGGACGAAAACGAGAAACTGGCTGACGGATCGACTTCTACAGTCGAAAGTAAAACAAAGAAAAGCATCTCTGACTGTGAGAAGTCAGAGCTCGCAAGGCAGATTTTGTTGAGCTTCATTGTGAAATCAGTTCAgaacaacatggattctggtgCTGATGAGCCTTCATCTAAAGAGAGGTTCAAAACTTTAGAAAACTCATCAGATGCAATAGCTAACGACAGTGCCATAATCAAAATTCTATACGGGAATGAAGGACAGTTACAGAAGTCAGGCGATAACCCAAATGAGAAGGACGGCGATGTAAATAAGAATAAAGCCGGGGATGGTGAAGGATTTATAGTGGTTAAAAACAGGAGAAACAGACAGCAGTTCACAAATGGGGTGGCTGGTCTGTACAACCAGCAAATCTGTGCTTCTGTTCGTTGA